A genomic segment from Triticum dicoccoides isolate Atlit2015 ecotype Zavitan chromosome 1A, WEW_v2.0, whole genome shotgun sequence encodes:
- the LOC119278712 gene encoding BI1-like protein → MASATEMQPLAPSGYRRAPEMKEKVEASSIDLEAGNGETLYPGISRGENALRWGFIRKVYGILCAQLVLTTVVSAITVFYPTLNATLSNSPVLALLLAVLPFILMIPLYIYQHRHPHNLAILGLFTLCLSFSIGVACANTEGTIVLQALVLTSAVVVSLTAYTFWAAKKGKEFSYLGPFLFSALTILVVISFTQIFFPFGPASNAVIGGFGALVFSGFIVYDTENLIKRHTYDEYIWASVELYLDILNLFLTILQMLRQNDN, encoded by the exons atggcgtcggcgacggagatgcAGCCGCTGGCACCGTCGGGCTACCGCCGGGCGCCGGAGATGAAGGAGAAGGTGGAGGCGTCGTCGATCGACCTGGAGGCGGGGAACGGGGAGACGCTCTACCCGGGGATCTCGCGCGGGGAGAACGCCCTCCGCTGGGGCTTCATCCGCAAGGTCTACGGCATCCTCTGCGCGCAGCTGGTCCTCACCACCGTCGTCTCCGCCATCACCGTCTTCTACCCCACCCTCAACGCCACGCTCTCCAACTCGCCCGTCCTCGCGCTCTTGCTCGCCGTCCTCCCCTTCATCC TGATGATCCCATTGTACATCTATCAGCACAGACACCCTCACAATCTTGCTATCTTGGGTTTGTTCACTCTGTGCTTGAGCTTCAGCATTGGTGTGGCTTGTGCAAACACTGAAG GAACTATTGTGCTTCAAGCATTGGTACTGACCTCAGCTGTGGTTGTCTCTCTGACTGCATACACATTCTGGGCCGCAAAGAAGGGCAAGGAATTTAGTTACCTTGGACCATTTCTGTTTTCTGCTCTCACCATCCTGGTCGTGATAAGCTTTACCCAG ATCTTCTTCCCATTTGGACCTGCATCGAATGCTGTGATCGGTGGGTTTGGAGCTCTAGTCTTCTCAGGCTTCATCGTCTACGACACTGAGAACTTGATAAAGCGCCACACTTATGACGAGTACATCTGGGCGTCTGTTGAGCTTTACCTCGACATCCTCAACCTGTTCCTGACCATCCTACAGATGCTCAGGCAGAATGACAACTGA